Proteins found in one Coffea eugenioides isolate CCC68of chromosome 5, Ceug_1.0, whole genome shotgun sequence genomic segment:
- the LOC113772585 gene encoding uncharacterized protein LOC113772585 → MSMITGSGSRITIPAPEIPPSHAIFSAKIKRQSKKKNQLNFIKTLDCKTLQMCAAAREPFGEARSMRHKNQRKSASMIFQSSLAARCVAIQALASVERHSTLTMPRIKGDIMAPKLSDNGPRVPPGGGGGPGRGGGGGSGGNGGGGYWYLYGGFFLLLFLAFLSYLKDHEEPGM, encoded by the exons ATGTCGATGATAACTGGAAGTGGAAGTAGGATCACCATCCCTGCACCAGAAATACCACCAAGTCATGCTATTTTCTCAG CAAAAATCAAGCGTCAGTCCAAGAAGAAAAATCAGTTAAACTTTATCAAGACATTGGACTGTAAAACATTGCAGATGTGCGCCGCAGCACGCGAACCGTTTGGTGAAGCAAGATCCATGAGACATAAAAATCAGAGAAAGTCGGCCTCAATGATCTTTCAATCATCTTTG GCTGCAAGATGTGTTGCCATACAAGCTCTAGCCAGTGTAGAAAGACATTCAACACTTACGATGCCTCGAATTAAAG GTGATATAATGGCACCGAAGCTCAGTGACAATGGCCCTAGAGTTCCTCCAGGAGGTGGTGGAGGTCCTGGAAGAGGTGGCGGAGGAGGCAGTGGTGGAAATGGTGGAGGAGgatattggtatttatatggtggattctttcttcttctgtttcttgcttttctttcaTATCTGAAAGATCATGAGGAGCCAGGAATGTAG